The DNA segment TATcaaaataccaccaccaccaacaataataatagtaataataaatctgGCTGGTAAATGGTTTAGCAGGTAAAGCTGCTTACCTCCAAGCCTAAAGACCTGGGttagatccccagaatccactccagcaagttgtcttctgatctccacaagtgcactgtggcatacatgtgcacacacccacacactgaacaaatatagtaaaaatatgaAGTCCTACAaggtgagttccaagacagccagggctacatagagagtcttggagctggggaggtacacacacacacacacacacacacacacacacacacacacacgaaacaaataaatgcaatttaaaagAACATGTTCTTCATGATTAGGGAGGGCTTAGAGCCTGTTCCCATTTCTTTGATGGGAAGACTACAGTTTTTATTACGTCCCTTCATTCTGTAGAATCAGCCATGAATCAATGTCCTACGTCTTGTACTTCACTGACTAAAACTTCTTTCCTTCACGCTAAGTAGTCAGCATTTAGAGTCTTCTCAACCAACCTTATATTGAAGGTGTACTTTCTACTAGACTCTTTTAAGAATCAATTTGTTTCTGTATGTAAATACAGCCTAAAAGTAGAAGCAAAACTATCTAGGAAGACCAAGGAAACTAGTGGGACTAGGGAGGACCAAGAAAAGGGAGGGTAGAACGATATGGGGGGAATATGCCCAGTCTAAAAGATATAATTGTACAAAGCCTTTAGAACaaacaaattatttaaaagaacCAATGTCCCTGCACACAATGGCTtactcctgtaatcccaacacttgagaagctgaggtaggaagatcaccATGATTTAAAGGCCAAGACTACAAAGTAAATTCTAGAGCATCCTGGAGTAGaataagaccttgcctcaaaacaagcaaacaagaaaaaaaatcaaattgtaTCTAGGCATAGTGGTATATACCCTTAATCCATACACCAGGTAGGCAAATGcaggaagaccagagttcaaggccagcctgttctacacaattccagaacagccataatcaatcaatcaaccaatcaatcattcaataataataataataataggaatagaaattATAGGACCTGGAGAGCCCTATAATTAAGGACACTGGcaactcttctagaggacccaggtttgtttttttttgttttttttttgtttttttttcggagctggggaccgaacccagggccttgcgcttcctaggtaagcgctctaccgctgagctaaatccccagcccgaggaCCCAGGTtttgattcctggcacccacacattggttcacaagcatctgtatttccatgagatctggtgccctcttctggccttcatgggcattgcatgcatgtggtgcacaacaatccatacacataaaggagaaattttttttttttttttttttcggagctggggaccgaacccagggccttgcgcttcctaggcaagcgctctaacactgagctaaatccccaaccccgagaaattttttttttaaataatagaaatatatgaGGCGGAAAATGTACAATTATAAATTATATGCCAATGACCattagttttttaaatatttatacatgtatgtataacatataaatgtataatgtatacacttaaataaattgaatatatgtacatattacaAACTCTGTATATGAATGTATTACAATTTTTATCGTGCCAGTTAAGCCTGGCTTTTCAAAGAGCTGTGCTCGGTCATGACATTCAACACGGAAGCTTCACGCTCTCAAAACCAATGCGTTGCCTCACCGCCGACTGTGGTGTGGTACCCACGTCTCTTCACAGTCCGCTTGTCAAAGCTTTTCCTGGAGGGAACCTGGGGAGTTTGCTGGGGTTCCAGCACCGAAGCGGAACAGGAGGAGACAGTCTCCTACTTCCTCCCCGGCAGCACGCCCTGCAGCACCTCCTCAGAGAAGCGACTTTTGCTCAATTCGCTCCCTAGTCACTTAGAGttcgccccgccccgccccgccccgccccgcccgccCCGCCTCCCGTTTTCCCGCCCAGACGCCACTACCTCCGAAAGGGGTGTGGCCCACAGGAAGTCCTCGCGTTAAGGAAAAGGAGGCGTTTCCGTCTCCGGTGTCATGGCGGCCTCCTTGTCTGAAGGCGTGCCGGAGACTGAGGACAGGAAAAGACCGCAGTTCGGGAACCGGTTCTTGAGCGACCCGGCGCGCGTCTTCCACCACAATGCCTGGTAACTACCCTGCACCTCGCCACCCCGGAGCACTTGGAGAAAAGCCCTGCCCTCCTCCCGCGGCGGTAGCTGAAGCGTTCGCCTCCCGAGGACGGACGTTCGCGGCTCCGCGACTCACCCTGCCCGCGGCGGGGACCTGTGGACCTTAAGCTGCCCGTTTGGTTTTCACAGGGACAACGTGAAGTGGTCAGAGGAGCAGGCCGCGGCGGCGGAGAGGAAAGTGCAGGAGAACAGTTCCCAGCTGGTGTGCCCGGAGAAGCAAGGTGCGCTGATTTGTCCACAGCCGGCAGTGCGGGACGCGCCTCCACGAGAAGGCAGTAGAAATGCGGGCACCAGGATCATTTGTTACTGACCTGATGAAGAACTCCGGCATAGAACGGGTCGGGGAGGGGACGAGCTAGGAGGCAAAGGGGCTGGCTGCCTTCTAACAAAATTTTGAAGGAAGTTGGGGTTGAGTTTTTGTATTCTCTAGTTCTACATTTTTAGTTCGTATTGACTAGTGTCATGTGAATGTAGCTGGCCCGTGGCAACCGTAAAGTCGTTCGATCATCTATCGTAGGGTAGCTTCGTCAGTCTGTGTTCTGCTGGAGAGTTTCCATTAGAGCTAGAATGATGTGGTCAGATCCTACCTACTGTTGGAGGAGAGGATGATTGGACCATGTATCTTTTCCTGGGGTGATGGGTTTGGAGATCTGGATCTTCTACCAAAAAAAGATCAGGCGCAGCAGAGTGGAGATGAGTCTGCTCAAAGAAGAAGAGGTCCTTCCTAAAGACAAGAATAATTTCTTTATAAAGTACTCTAAAGACTAAAACTAGAACTGGTTAGCCCTGTTTCTAAGAGACATTTGAATGTAAAACTAGAACTTTAAGATAATAGGCACCAGGGGACTGGGAGATGGCTAATAAGCATTGATAAAGTTTCTGCATAGTACTGAGGTCACAGTCCTGGCCAGGTATGGAACTCCTAGGATGGAGGGGGTGTAATCTCTTGGGGAGTGTGTCAAAGTCATCTTCGCTACATAGAGTTCCAATCCAGCCTTGGCTGcgtgagagcttgtctcaaaaaatatatataagcaTGTGTATATATTCCAGTTGCGAAGTAGGCCTCCTACCTGCATTGTTAAATGCAGACCAGATAAAGCATCATAGTGTTCAGAGGGATTTTCAAAGTCATGTAGCCCAATATCCTCTTTCTACAGTTAAAGAACCAGTTAGCCAAGTGCAGTGGTGTATAGACTCAGCTatgtgggaggctgagacagaaggaccaCTGAGTTGGAGGCTGTCCTGGGCAGCATAGGGTGATGTAGTCTCCAAAAAAATTAAGCTTGAACCACAGGGCCTTAAGCGCTTTGCCTGGAGGTAAGCAATCAGTGGTGGGCTCCCATTGCTTGGGTCTTCATTCTTCCATCAGGTCTGGTCCAGGTCTTCGTGTCAGCAAACGGAGAAAGAGCCCCTATCAGTCTCCTGATTAGCCGAAACTCTTCTTGCTTCGGGAAGAAGAGTTTTCTCACTGTCTGGTTTTCCTCATATTCTAGTTATTTATCTTAGCATTCATTACTAATCTTGACTTTGTGCCTGGCCCCCACGTTCTAAAGAAGCAGGAACGTGCCTTCCGAAGAGATGCATGAGTGACAGTCACTGGATTTACACAGATATCCAAAGAGCCTGAGACATTTAacttgtaaattaaaaaaaaaacttacaaggGAAAATAATTACCACAGACACCAACGAACCTGCCTGTCCCTGGCAAATAGAACCTTGAAACTAAGAATAATTAGACTTGTGTGCAGTGCTTGGGGTTTGCTTAATTTCATAATTCCCCCGTAGTcgaaggccatccagagctgtGTCAGGAAAATGATGGGTAGCTAACTCCCTGTCTGATGGCAGAGGCTAGGCTCCCTGGGGATGAAAAGTGGGTGACGTAAACGTAAGATGGATAGAAGGCGATTGCCTGTGAAGGTGCCCAGTTCTCAGACCCTGACTGCCCTCAAGCATACTTCTGGAATAAAATGATGTTTGGTGATGCAAGACACTTGACattagatataaataaaatatttgagaccGACTCTTAAAATTCTTTCTCAAATGTTTACAGCTGATTATGAAGTCAATGCCCATAAATACTGGGATGACTTCTACAAAGTTCACGAAAATGGGTTTTTCAAGGACAGACACTGGCTTTTTACTGAGTTCCCTGAACTGGCACCTAGCCACGATCACCTAGTGAATTTGCACTTGGAGAAACAGAAGAATGAAGTCTCCAAACCTAGAAGCAGTGAGGATGGACCTGGCTTGGCAGCAGAACAACACAAGCGTCCTTGTACCAGCCATGGATGTGAAACTCGGGTGCCTCCCGTGGAAGAGCCGGTGACTCAGAAGCTCACCCACCTGGAAATTTGTGCTGACGACTTTCCTGGCTCCTCTGCTACCTACCGAATACTTGAGGTAACTTTATTTTCCTAATGGAGTTAGTGAAGATGTCACATTTTACACTCAGACTAGCAAGGCTGACCCAGAGTGTCTTCTGTCTGATCAATTTGACTAGATTTTAGCATCCTACCATTGAGGAATCGTCACCATTCTTCTTTTGAATTGGGACAATACCTAGGCAGGTCCTATTAGGGAAATTCGTTTATAAGGGACTACTAACTTCACTGGAAGCTAATTCTAAAGCTAGTAAAACTTGGAATTAAGTCCAGTGCCATGAGTGGGGGcaatgctggaaattgaacccaaggcctcacaCGGGTTAGAGGAGCGCTTTACCACCTAGCTAATCCCTGTTACCTCCTGTGAGATGCTGCATGAGCTCATGTCCCTCCTAGAGCACAGGGAGTACTTGGTCTAACTGTAAGGAACTTTAGGTAATGTATATAAAATGGCTAAGAAGTATGTCTGCCAATGGCACTCCGTAAACGTTTACAGTTTTTGTGCTGCAGAAAGCACTATATTTAGCAGTGTTACTATGTGAACGTTTCAACTGATCCTGTTGTAGGAGACAAGGAGATCCTTGTTCTCACAGATAAGTCCTAGGGGAACCTGGAAGGTTAGCACTCAGAGTTGTTCCCCTGAAGGAATGCAGGACTTAATGCttgcccagaaggctgggagcAGAAGTGGCTAATGTCTGGTGACCAAACCAGACCCCCTGACCCTGATCATAAGCTTCTTTTTCTCAGTCAGTCTATAGAACCTTTATAGAAGGTGTCACGTGTACTGTACGAAGAGTTTCAATGTATTTACATTTGTTCTCTATTCCTCAAAGAGATTTATGGATGCTTTCTTGTACACATGGGATTGAATTAGTCATTACCACTCAGGGTCAGACTCCTGAAATTTgaaccaacaccaacaccagctGTTTAGTCTTGTTGAACCTGCCTTCTTGCCTCCCAGATCGTCTATGCTGGCCATAAAGGTCTCAGAGACTTTGCAGTATATCTTTCTAATCATGGTGTAGTGAATGAAGCTCATCAGGAGAATAATTTATCTACAGGGCTTTTTGCTAGAACTCAGAAAGTAAAAGCAGCTTTGTGCCCTTTTTTTAGACTAGCTTTCTTCAGCCAGCGAAAGCCAGTGTTCTTGTCTTTAACTAAGTCTCTGATTAGAGTCCATGAGAGATGAGGAAAGGCCATGGGTCCTATTTAGGTCAGGTCGTTATACCTCCCCAAGTACAGCTCCCAAAAGCTGGGCATGACAGTGCCTGTAGTCTCGGCACTCAGGGAGCTGAGGCTTGAAAACCATTAAGTTATAGACCATCCTGGCCCCTGTTGtggaaaaaacaagaagaaaggggaaagagttAATGACTCCTGATTCCTTTCTGTTGCAGGTTGGCTGTGGTGTAGGAAACACAGTCTTTCCGATTTTACAAACTAACAAGTAAGTAAGCGATCAGGTCTACAGGATGGAGGGGAGGTTTGCTCCCAGAGCATGAGCTATTTGGGATTCAGATACCCATTTAGGAGTAGCTTTAGTCTAGTGTTAGACAATTAGAGTTGATACCAGCCACAGCACTAATAATGCCTTCTCTGAAGTGTCCCTAAGAGGCCTTTGTGTTCTGTTTCTCATGTAAGCTCTGTGAGGATATTGTTCGGTTGTTAATTCTTACGCCACCACCCCATGGTCAAGGTGGGGCAGCTGGCCTGCATGGCGTTGTCTCCAGTTCTGAAAACCTGCTTCAGTACACTGGCAGCAGAACTGTGAGGTTTTCCCACTGTGACCAGGTGATCAGCACCTCAAGTCCAGGTGTCCTTCAGTTCTCTTCCAGTACTGTCTCGCTGGGGTTAGCATCAGTCCCCACGGGTTAAAGGCTTAGTCTTACAAGTCTTTACCCACTTCAGATTCTTGCTGCAAACATGGGCCCCCAACATTTCCGATGTGTTGTAAGCCAAGAGAATCTTCAGTCCCCTCCTGGTTTTGGTTCATTATGAGAAGTATTGTAGATACAGAGAACAAACATTCAGGTGAGGAGATCTACACGGTGAGTGTAAAACCACTGGCTGTGCTCAGGTCCATCCCATGGAGTGAGAGAGggcctcttcccttcccagcatCTTTCTGTGGAACCCGGTAACCATTGCATCTTTCTGTGCTGGCACACTTCTGCCATGCAGGAAGTGCCTGCAGTTCAGGAGCCTGGCCTAGAAACGCTGCATGTGTGGCTCTCAGCACATCTCCTTTCTAGGCACCCACGGGCATGACACTCTAGTTTCAGATGCTTCAGTGCTTCTCAGAGTTCCATCTAAATAGCTTGGTGGTTTAGCCCAGAGTATTTAATAACATTTAGTGACACGTTCGCCTCATTTAAAACATTCACTTTGGCTAAATGAGattacacacacctttaatcccagcagaggcaagcagatctatgagccagcctgttctacctagtgagttccagaccagcaagATGACCAGGGAGTAAAAGTGCTTGTTGGCAGTCCTGgcacttgagttcagttcccagaacatagtaagaggagagaacagactcccttAAATATCTCCTGACCTCCATACACTTAGACACACaagataaattaatttttttcagcaAAAATTGGTCTGGGGATGTCACATGGTTGTTGGAGTACTTTCCCAGAATTCATGAAGCCCTCGGTTCAGTTGGCATCTTAAAcacatttaaggccagcctgggatacaggagaCCCTACTGCAGAAACAGAAGGTCTAAGGTTATTGCCAGAAGTTGGAGTACGTCACATTCTGTGTGTCAGAATCTCTCAAGAATTATGTGAGTTCTCCTGATTGTGCAGTAGGAGCCCTTAACCACCACGGCTGTGCCATTTAAGATACTGGAACCCACCTAGTGATGTAATACTTGCTTAAAAGTGTCAGGGTTTCCTCCTGATGCTTTGATAAACTTAATATTGGCTATTTCCACTTGACCTTAAAGTAAGTAAAGGTACAGAATTCTAACCAGAACGCTGGGTATTGTGACTAACAGGCACAGTTTATTTGGACGAGAGGTATTCTTTGCCATTTACTGTGCTACTCTGCAAAGAGAACAGACATAAACAGTTTGTCTCCTAATTGTTGCTTTTTTCTCCCTGTTTCAGTAACCCAGACCTCTTCGTTTACTGTTGTGACTTTTCTGCCACAGCTATTGAACTGGTCAAGGTAAGTGCAGCTGCTCCCGTGAGCTCTTCTAGAGCCAGGCAAGACTGCTGAACCCAGCACTTATCTGGAACTCAGGTGGGGTCCTAGACCTCTTCAAACTCGTTAagggtgagagtgtgtgtgtctctgtgtgtgtgtgtgtgtgtgtgtgtgtgtgtgtgtgtgtgtgtgtgtgtgtgtgtgtgtgtgtgtgtttacaagtgtCAGAGGTATTGGATTCTCTGGGGCAGTTATAACCTACCTGATGTCAATGCTGGCAATCAAATTCATGTCCTACAGTAACAATAAGATGCTAAGatgagctcttaactgctgaggcttctctccagccccatctgcagacattgttgttttttgagatgtgGTCTTATGCACCTCATGGtcaccttgaacttgctatataaccaaccttcctgatcctcctgccttcactttccaagtgctagaattttACCCCTTCTGGTGACCAGAAGTAAATCCTTCTGGTGGGAGTAACAGTACTGGCATCTAAAACATTTAAgcctttccctgtcctgtgttcACATCTTCTGACCCAATTCTCTCTCCACAGACAAATTCAGAATATGATCCTTCCCGCTGTTTTGCCTTTGTTCATGATCTCTGTGATGAAGATCAGAGTTACCCAATGCCCAAGGACAGTCTTGATGTCATCGTTCTTATATTTGTTCTTTCCGCAATTGTTCCAGACAAGTAAGTTTAAAGTCCCTTAACTAATAGCTTTACTATGATAAGGCTGTAATTGAAGACCTTAAACTCGGGTTATGCCCTAAATACAAAGGGTTTTGTTGTGTCTAGTAGACATAAAAAAGCCACACGACGATTGTATTGGTTTTGCTCTGCCATGGTGCCCCCTTGCTGAAGGCCTGTACACCAGTTTGGCTCCAAAACACAAGCCAAACCAACACAAGTCACGAGTGTGGCCATACATGCACTGTAATATCAGGGCTCCTAGAGAGCTACAGGAGTATGTGGCAAGGGATCACTGGGGCACCAAGAAGGGAGCTGGATTTAATACTTGGAATGTCCATCACCATGTAAGACGCAGGGGCTGGCTTTTAGTGAGGAAGTTAGGAAGTCGGTTGTCCTAGGGTTTATGCTATAGGAGCAGAGAAAGCCATCCCTAAGGAGACTTACACTTCATTCCCTGCTGCACTGCAGGATGCAGAAAGCTATCAGCAAGCTAAGCAGACTCCTGAAGCCTGGAGGGGTGATGCTTCTTCGAGACTATGGCCGCTATGACATGGCTCAGCTTCGGTTTAAAAAAGGTATGTGAGGGTCTGAAGAGATGAATTGGTTAAGAATCCTGGCTGTCCTTGGAGGGAAGCAGAATTCAGTTTCCAGTATCCACATGGTGAGTctcaactgtctgtagctccagttccaaggaatctaatgccctcttctggcctaaaCAGGCACTGGGCATGCATGAGGAacagatacatacatgtaagcaaaatatcaaaaaaattattaaatatttaaaagtatggCCAGTCATGGTAGCATATGACTTTAGtatcagtactcaggaggcagaagctgatctctgagttcaagtcaagCCTGGTGgtttacacagtgaattccaggtcagccaggactatacagtaCCATATTATCTGTAGAaagtgtgtgcacgcgtgcgtgcgtgtgtgtgtgtgaagatgatTGGGGCTGAGGTGCAGTAGCTCATTAGCTCATTTGGTCGAGTGCTGTAATGGTTAGGGTTAcagttgctgtggtaaaacaccgtgatcaaaagcaacttagggaagaaaaggtttacttggcttacaatTCCACATCATAGcccatcactgaaagaagtcaggacaggaactcaagcagggcagaaacttggaggcaggagctgatgcataaGCCATCAAgaagtgctacttactggcttgctcaacctaACCTTATAGATCCTAGGACAACCAGCCCAGGTGAcaccacccctccacccccacctgccACTTCCCTAAAGGCTAGCCTAGAACCTGAATTTTTGGGGGagtttttttgagtcagggtttctctgtgtagccctggctgtcctggaacgcactctgtagaccaggttggcctcaaactcagagacccacctgcctctgccttcctattgcaaggattaaaggtgcacaccgcCTTGTCAAGCTTGCCTAGACCCTGGTTTTCCAGAGgcgttttcttaattgaggctccctcctctcagatgtctATATAGCTTGTATCAAACTGGCCAGCACGAGTGCCTACCGACTGGGATACATAAAGCCCTGGTTTTGATTCCCCAGATGATATAAAACCAGTTGTGTATACCTATACCTCAGTGcttagaaggtagaggcaggagagtagTGGTTCAGGTCATCTTCAGATACACAGCAAGCCACTCAGGGCTACacgggaccctgtctcaaataagtaATTTGTTTTCCAAAGGTATTTTGCCACTTTAGTGAAAATAATCAGTTTACCAAACAGATTAGACATTTAATGCTGGCAGTGGAAAGGTTAGGggttgtctgtctgtttgttagATATTATCTCTTAAGGAGGAAAAGGGCTGGACAaatggtttagcagttaagaaaACTTGTTCTTTCAGGggacctggatttggtccctagcacccatgtggcagttCTAGGGGGTCACATGCCCTCTTCTCACATCCACaagtttctgtgtgcatgtggtacCCATACATACAGTCAGGCATGCActtatgcaaaaataaaataattttttttttttataaaacatgaaAAGGGGCTGGAGAATTGGCTTAAAAGTAGGAGCACTGGCTcgtccaaaggacccaggtttgattcccagcacccacatggtggccaacagctgcctgtaactccagttcccagatTCTGATGCCCagttctggcctccaagggtactGCATACACACTGTATAGACACGTGCGGACAaaacactcatagacataaaaaagtaaatattaaagacatataaagtaaatattaGGGGggactgcaatcaggatgtaagttgaataaataattaatggaaaataaatatttttaaagggaaaacaTAAAAAGAGAAGCAATTTTTATGAGTCCTAGGCTTTATCAGAAGTTTAAGAAAAGTGAAATGAGCAGGttaaggggctggtgagatggctcagttgtttagagcactggctgctcactcaggtcctgagttcaattcccagcaaccacatggcggcatatggccatctgtaatgggatctgatgttctcttcccGCATGCAGATGTACATTCAGATAGAACATTCATgcattaagtttttaaaaattaataaaatgagatGAAGAGGTTAGGTACCTCTCAGTGGCAGAACCCTGGCCTGACGTATCGAAGCCTCTGCTGTTCTGGGCTGCAAGAATGGTTTAGGTTAGCTGAAGCCTGGGAGTTTAGCATAGTGGTGTTCCTTCCTGGCATGTGCAGGGCTCTCAGCACTACAAGTTAAGTCAGGTGGCTGAGCAGACATTTCCAGTGTTCATGGCACATGAAGTCTCAATATCTGTGTTTATCACGGGGCTGTCAGGAACTTGATAAGGAGAAGATCCAGGACCCACCCAGAAACGAACAGTTCAGTTTAAATGACCAACCATAAACGCGCAAGGAAGtaaaagggaaaagagaattCTTCTC comes from the Rattus norvegicus strain BN/NHsdMcwi chromosome 10, GRCr8, whole genome shotgun sequence genome and includes:
- the Mettl2 gene encoding methyltransferase-like protein 2A, with protein sequence MAASLSEGVPETEDRKRPQFGNRFLSDPARVFHHNAWDNVKWSEEQAAAAERKVQENSSQLVCPEKQADYEVNAHKYWDDFYKVHENGFFKDRHWLFTEFPELAPSHDHLVNLHLEKQKNEVSKPRSSEDGPGLAAEQHKRPCTSHGCETRVPPVEEPVTQKLTHLEICADDFPGSSATYRILEVGCGVGNTVFPILQTNNNPDLFVYCCDFSATAIELVKTNSEYDPSRCFAFVHDLCDEDQSYPMPKDSLDVIVLIFVLSAIVPDKMQKAISKLSRLLKPGGVMLLRDYGRYDMAQLRFKKGQCLSGNFYVRGDGTRVYFFTQDELDTLFTAAGLEKVQNVVDRRLQVNRGKQLTMYRVWIQCKYSKPLVPSASQHVPTPHTT